In Tenrec ecaudatus isolate mTenEca1 chromosome 9, mTenEca1.hap1, whole genome shotgun sequence, the DNA window cattgtacatactttggacatgttgacagaagagcctagtgcctgaagaaggacatcgagTTTGTAAAGTAACTAAAAAACGCACGACTCATGCCATCAAGTTAAggtcaactcatagggacctctgagcacagggtagaactatcctgtgagtttccaagactataactctttacaggagtagagagccctgtctttctcctgtggagcagctggtggtttagaacttctgaccttgtgcatcacagcccaatgtgtaaccactttgccaccagggctccagagtgaaaaagaggaaggctcttaacaagatggactgacccggtggctgcaacaaggtgCTCAAGcatcagaagggttgtggggatggtgcaggaccgggcagggttctgTTGTGTGTCCtatggtcgctgtgagttgggactGATTCCATGGCGCCTGACAACAATGGTagcccactacacccccagggatcTTTAACAATAGTCTGGCTTAGTTTATCAACAATGTCTGGCTTGAGCAGCACGTTATTTGAAGAACTCTCTatatgggatcaaactgacaagGTTACTCAAAGCATTAGATAgggagtgggggatgggggtaGTGGGTTTATTTTAATGAAGAGAAGGAGGGTGGACATGGATGCACCAGTTGGAGAAAGCACTCAGCACCGCTGagttgtacatgtagaaactgctGAGCTGGTGTATGTTGGCTGTGCGTATTCTCAACGCCACTAAAGACTCATTCTTAACAGAGCACTCACTGATCCAGAGAATGATTAATATGTattcataaataaaataaactcactgctaccaaatcgattccaactcatagtggccctaaagatcagggtagaacttcccctgtgggtactcccgtggagcgactggtggtttcaaactgcagaccttatgCTTAGTAGACTAAGCATAGCCACTACACGGCCAGGACTCCTGAAATGATACAGTAAAGTTCTCACCAGTGGAATGAAAGGACCAGCAACTAAGACCAGGCTCTGCTTCCATCCTCTTTCCTCTCCAAGCCAGAGCACAGGTGTCGGGTGGGCCTGCAAGTGAACAGGAAGAGAAAGGCAGCCCCTCAGGGCAtgtgttctcaaactgtgggcccCAAAACAATAGCATCAGCATCATCTAGGGCACTTAATCCCACCTAGGTCTAAAGgaggctgggaaatgtagtctttgTTTGGGCTACAAAATCTATTACTATGAGGAAGAAGAGAATGGGCACAACAGAATGACCACTAGCCATCTCTTGAACTCTGGCTTCCGCTGTTTCAAAATGATGCATGTCTACGCTTCTGGCTCTTTTATTTAGGATTTCAAGTCATGGtgtacacacacacttcccaacACAACAGAGCCACATGTGTGCCCAAAGTCTATGGCCTGCAGACACAGATCCCCAGAGAATCCTGGCCTTTCCCACTTCTGTGTCTAAGCACATTAAGTCTGAATCTCATTCCCTGTAAGGAGGATAagagtggcactgtgggttagaggttcagctgctaaccacaaggtcagcggttcaaacccactcaccaaACCTCCTACCCAtgagcctgctcctgtaaagagttacagtcttgggaaccctgcaTCGGGCCATTCTGAGTTGAAATTCACTAGCTAACAGTGggtgctttgtttgtttggtctctgttctATATCAGGAGGATGAAATTTGCCTCCTAAAACCGCTCCAGGTCTCTGGAAGCTGAGATGACTAGATGACCAGGTTTGGCTCCTTTCCGTTCCACTCAAGCAAGTCAAATTGTCTCCAGGAAATAATCGTGTCTCCTGCCCTTGGGCCTGTTCAGAGCTGAAGGAAAAGACTGAATGGGGAGCATCTGAGATCCTCCCTGTTGAGTTCCGGTGGCCCCGGGAGGGGGTCCTCTCAGTCCCCTAGGGAAGACAGGCCTGTGGTCCGTCTCAGAGAGTTGTCTCCCCGCCCCcaggcttcctcctcctcttccccagcGCCATGTCTTCCACAAGACGTGGGCGTGACCACAGCGCATTGCAAGAAGACTTGGAATTTACTCTAGGTGTGGGACCTGTAAAATCTGAAAGCTCCCCCCAACTCTAGCTTGGCCGAAGGTTACTTGATTCCTACCATGTGGCCTGGGGGTGACTGGAATGGAGGACAGGGTTACTTTAAGATAATAATTTCTCATGAGCATCTGAAACCAACGGTCTTGGTTTCTTATTCATGCCACTTCAGGACTCTAAACTGGAGATGGGTCCTAGTTAGCCACGACACCCAAGGTCATCCCTCTGTAAGGAATGGCCAGTTctccttcacctccacctccaccaaaaaaaaaaaatcaacctcaccaccatcaagtcaatgcccactcacagTAATtctttagggcagggtagaactgcctatgTTAGCGCAGGAGGACTAGAGAAACCAACtcatagaccctcatatgtgtataagaaagaattctacataaaagagcaattgaatagtaagaaaacatcccagccccatccagatcaagtccataagtctgatattagcccatatgtctgatactagtccataaattcctcttcagactcatgcagcacatgtaatgatgccgaatgcaggaagagcacaggccagcgggtagaagggcttgtggattcaatggcagtgaaagcatctcagtgctggcaggggtctccacgtgtctcctccagctttctgagtgtctcaacagcaggaaagagaaggtCAGGAGAGTGAGTCTGGCCTCCATGAGCTATTGATCTccatcacacctccaaatgaggtcataaagctgcgccctgattgacaggctagactccaccccttcgatcAAGTTGACAGAAGGTTATGAAACTgccacacactccctgtgagtttctgtggtggttacataatttcatgtcaacttgaaggtataaATGAAGGTgtggggtctggcctgtcaatcaaacagactgatggcatctcctggtgggcgtggtcttctcataaggaggattctgggaatttcctctctctctgtctctgctttcaccttcctgttgaagatccacgctgggagctgccagagccctgtgacaccaccagcattggatccacaagtcttttcaCCCACCTAGCAGTGacgttcctgcattttgcatcactgcctgaggctgcgtgagtctgaagagggtcgtATGGACTAGCATCAAACTTGTGGATTAGCATtgcacttacggacttgatctggactgggctgggatgtttgcttgatatataattacttcttgatataaagctctctcttacacatatatatgcatgtcattggatttgtttctctagtcaacctggcctaacacagcttctaagactgtaactctttatgggagttgaaaaccccatctttctctcatggaggctggtggtttcaaactgcagaccttacagctagcagcccaaggcataaccactatgccaccaatgaTCCTGTTCCTTCTCCCCGCTAGATATCAATTAACTGTTGCTCTTAGCTGCTGTCCAGTTGACTCCCTGGCTCATGGCAAACCACGTACAAAGGAATGAACTGTTTCGTGGTTCTGTGCTGCCCTCATGTTCACTGGTGATCGGAGGGCTGTGATTTAAGTGGGTGTtattcagaagtagatttccagccCTGTCTTCATAATCTACTTTTGTCTGTAAGGCCTGCTGAAACCTGTGGGCTGCGAAGCCCATTACACCAGCTCATGCTggtttcctggttctgctgccgaGACTTCTTAAGATCTCACTCCATCTTTAGAGGTATAACTAGCCTCTGTTTCttgagtctaggaggttctcagtgcagggacccTGAGTCCAAAATACGCACTTCACTCTCAGCTCTTCTTCTTGACGGGAGTGAGGTCTCCCATCCACCCCAGGATAACTCATTTCAAGGCTAGCGGGATGGAGAAATGGAACCATTCCTTATTAGGGTTCAGTACACCTTATTTGCAAGGCATCACCCCAACAAGAATGTGATGAATCTTATTAGCAAGCTATCCAATCCCCTTAGTGGGCCCAAAGCGCCTTATTTGCATCACCCAATTACTTGGTGGGGTTGCAAGAATATAGCTAGAAAGTCATAGGAAAGCGACCCATTGCACTGCATCTGGTTCCTTGTCCTGTCAAGGTCACGCCCTTAGGAAGCTGCCATGGAGGTTGGGATAAAGGATGCACAGAGGACCCCAGATACCAGGTTTGGAGGGAAGGCACTAGGCGTGGGGCCAGCTGTGCTTAACCCCAAAAGAGTTTGCTGGTGAACTCATATTTAGTCCATGCTACTtctccccagcccacccctccCACAGACACCAGAACATGGGCATCTTTCTTCCCCCAGTCTACCTTACAACTCCTGgtaagggggcgggggaggggggaatgtgcGTGTGCTACGGCACAACTGAAATCGGCTAGGAAGTTCCTAGAGTCATTTTTGATTTTTTGATAAGAGAGTACAGGATCCCTGATGTCTCTGCCTGGGACCTAAACGTGATGCCTGGGGCCACAGCAGCCACTTGGCAACCCCGAGGAAAGGCCAAGTACACTACAGGGACGTTAGCCTTATTGGTAGGATGTCATCCAGCTGGTACCTGGAACTGTCCCACGAGAAGCTGGTGATGCCACCACAGTCAtggtttgcattgtctgctcacctCACAGATAGAGAATCGCCTGGAGGAGGTAGCAGTTCGTGACTGAGTACATCAGAGGGCTCGTGGCCACAAGTCCACCTGGTGCCCACAGTAGACGGGTCCTTTCTCCCTCCATCATGGCGCTTTCTTCCCCAAGAAAGACTTCACACTCATTATCTCATTGGAGGATCACGGATTCTCCCTATTGGTTCAAGTGAAAACAAATATACTTTATTAAATCTGGTGGTGAGTGTGAAGTTCGGCACCTGGGCTGCCGCCCACAAGGGAACTAGCAAGCTCCCGACGCTTATGGTTTGTTAGGGTCCAGAGATAcggtgcatgtgcatgtgtgcgcacacatatacacacatacacataccacCAGCAGCAGAGAATTAAGCTACGCTGTTTAATTGGAGCATAGAGTCACTACAAAGGAAATGAAGCGAATCCCCTTGCTAATAGAGAAGGGCCCCTTAAGCATCGATAAGATGCACTTTGCTTCTGGAGGAAAGCCATCCACCCCTTCCCACCACCCACcgccatctagagcagtggttctcaacctgtgggtcgtgaccccttttgatgtcgaacgactctttcacagggttgcccgattcataacagtagcaaaatagtgctgaagtagcaacgaaaataattttatggttgtgggtcaccacaatatgaggaactgtattaaagggtcgtggctttaggaaggttgagaaccactgatctagagaaaAGGGAGGTGgtccaccgaggcaaagcactgggggagtgcagaggaacagcaggggaatggagtggcaaggtccctaaggaatgctgaaggtggtgcCTCAacggactggactggaaaacactcctaaaggccaacaaacgatccttgaactaactacaagcttttctttcttgtgttttgttttgttctttgtcagtggtttgttgttgttttgttatctattgttgcttggttttgctctgtcttgtttttgtgcttgttattatctccgcaggtctgtctaaataagataggctgaataaacaatctggaggagaaaacaacagaaccaacaaTTCCAGGGGGGActggggatagggggaggtggggggaaaggaagtggtgttaacaaatccagggacaagggaacaacaagtgatccaaattgatggtgaggtgggtgtgggaggcctggtagggcatgatcaagggtaatgtaacaaagaggtattgctgaaacccaggtggggaatgAGGATGATagcgggacagaaggaaagtcaagggaaatagaggaaagagctaggaggcaaagggcatttatagaggtctagacaaagacatgtacatatgcaaatatatctatatatgaggatggggaaatagatctatgtgcatatatttataagtttagtattaaggtagcagaaggacattgggcctccactcaaatactccctcaatgcaagaatactttcttctattaaattggcattctatggtgctcaccttccctacacaaccgctgaagacaaagcgagtgaataagcaattgtggtgaagaaagctgatggtgcccggctatcaaaagatatagcatctggggtcttaaaggcttgaaggtaaacaagcagccatctagctcagaagcaacaaagcccacattaaagaagcacaccagcctgtgtgatcacgaggtgccgaagggatcagttatcaggcatcaaagaacaaaaaatcatatcattgggtccacacctccatgatacagtcgctgaggacaaacaggtgcataagcaaatgtggcgaagaaagctgatggtgtccggctatcaaaaggtataacatctgggatcttaacggcttgaaggtaaacaagtggccatctaactcagaagcaacaaagcccacatggaagaagcacaccagcctgtgtgatcacgaggtttggaagggatcaggtataacgcatcagcagaacaaaaaaaattttaccatagtgaatgaggtggggagtgcagagtggagacccaaagcccatttgtcggccactggagatctccttgcagatgagtcagtcaaggctcatgagggagggtggagtgggaaggggaaaaaatgaggacctgatgccaagggcttaagtggagggcacatgttttgagaatgatgagggcaatcagcttacagatgtgctttacacaattgatgtatgtatggattgtgataagagttgtatgagcccctaataaaacgatgggggaaaaaaaggtagGTGGCCTAGGGTCCACTTCTCACTTTTAAGTGGCACTTAAAGGGCGAGGGGGAGGGTTGCCACTCTGCAGAAGGTCAAGCAGCTTTCTAATTGGCTCCTCCGTTGGTCTGTGGGTCTGCACCAGGTGAGCGTGTCTCAGGTCTTCAGCACTGTCCTGCGTTGAGACTTTCACTAGGGCCTGCCTTCAAGGGGAAGCCAAGTTCACACAGGCTCCTTTGTCCATCAATTGTTTCACAGGGTCTCTGTCCATCCCCTTAGTGGACCAGGCAGCTGCCCCTGTTCTGTCGCTGTCGGAGAGGACAAGTCGTTTCAGATGGATGAATGGCAGGCACACAGCAATGTCCCTCTGCCGAACTAGACCTACGTGAACAACCCAGGCAGTGTTCGCAAGGCCCTGCAGTCTACCCTCTCCCCAAGAGAGCTCTGAGCTCCCAAaggggggtcggggtgggggtgggggtttgagGGATGGGGCCTGGTTGGTATGCTTGCCTGGATTCAGGGAAGATGACATTTTCTGGGAGGTCCTGACCTTGTAAGGAGGGACCCACCTGTCCCTTCCTTTCCACAGCCATCACCCCTCCTGAAGAGCAGAGCTTCACCTGTGCTCAGAAATCCTGTTTACCAAAGTCCATTTCCTCTGAATGACCTCTGATCCTCCCCGGACTCTCGACACCAGCTCTCAAGGTCTCACGTGTGCTGGGCATCCCACTGCCTGTTACTTAGTCCACCCAGTCACGTTCCTCGCCTGCCAAGTGCAGAGAGGGGTGCGCTAGAACTAACGCCTTTGGGGGAAAGCTGGGGCCTGGGTTCGCCCAGGTAAAACGCAAGCTGGGAGAGGAGGTTCTGCCCCCAGTTAGTAACCCAGCCTGTGCTGGGGAGACCCACGGGAAGACATGCCTCCTATGCCCTTCCAAGCGGGACACCTCGTGGCCTGCAGGATGCACTGCAGCCGATTTCAGGGAATCAGGATTTGTCACCGCAACTAGCAGTAAGTTACCTGAACTTGCTGTGTGTCTCTGGGCAAGTCACTTACCCTCTCAGGACCTCGACATTCTGAACTGTAAACCAACAAGGATCAGACTAATTTCTAAGGCCCATCCCTGCTGAccctttagaacagcggttctcaaactgggggtcacgacccccatggtggtcaaacaaccttttcacaggtgttgcccgattcataacagtagcaaaatgagtgatgaagaagcaacgaaaataattttatgattggggggtcaccgctacatgaggaactgtactacagGGTGGACCATTAGGAAGacagagaaccactgctctagaacgaTGATGTCAACAGTTCCATTTGTGCAAAACCTTTTTTATGTTTCAAAGCCCTTTCATGTTCATGGTTTTCTGCTcccgaacctttttttttttttggagatggTCGTTTTAGATCCCACTGTCTGCACATCGCAGGTAGGGAGAGTGAGGTTTGACATCGAGGGCTCTGCCGCACGAGGTAAAGTCAGCCGTGTGAGCCCACCctccactccttgggagagagatttaagttgtctgcttccataaagatgtagtcTTGGAACTCCAAAAGAGGCTGTTCTAATTTGTTTCACAgcatcactatgtgtcagaatcaactcaatagcagtgagcttgattttggCGTGGTTATTAAATCATGGGTTGCTTGAAACTAACCACAGGGGGAATATTTACACCATGGGAATTGGCGATCAACACAAATTAGTCTCGCTCACTCTCTCTTCTTTAAAGCTTTATTTTGTTaaccatttgtcaaccactgtcTCCATGATAACATGGACAGAAAACTCTGACACCATGTCTCTGGGTGGTACTCAGTAGCCTGGGGAGTCGGAGAGCATCCAAGAGTAGCTATTCAGcttagcacattttaaaaatcgaATCCTCGACTCCTGGAATCTTAGAATCAGGTGATTGCAAAGCAAGAGTCCTAGAGCAAGAATGTGAGAGCCCAGAATGCCAGAAGAGGGCACGTTAGTGTTGAGAGGAGGGGCTGTTAACAGATAGCAGAGAAATGGCCAAGGCCTCAGACCCTGACCAAAGTCTGGCCGGCCAGCCTGGCTCAGGGCTCAGGCCGCTTGCGGGCCACAATGAAGCAGATCCCAGTATTGGGGGCAAGGTTCTTTGAATACATCTTGGGGGCCTGAAGGAGCTCCTGGATGTCGAAGCCGGCGTCCAGGACAGCCTGTTGCAGctcctccttctccagggtcaAATAAGAGAACTCACACTTCCCCACCATGTAGAACGAGAGCCCAAGAGTGGCCATGGTCACCAGGTGGCCCCCCGGCTTGAGCAGAGAGGCCAGGTTGCGGAGCGCAGCACGGTAGGCGTCCAGGCTGCAGCAGGCGCACTCCATGGCCATCAGGGTCAGCACGCAGTCTGCTGGGGGCAGCCAGACCGGCACCAACGGGGTATCCAAGTTGACGTCACACTTGATCACCCTCTTCACTGCGGTTCGaagcttctcctccttctccagccACCGGCCACTGCAGAGAGAGGGCTGTGCTCAGGGGCAGGAAGGGGTGGAGGAGGGCACATCCGGACTCATTGAAGCGCCTAGCCACCGGACCTggtggcagactctgcctgctctGGACCCCCATCTCCCAAgcaggaaagtggaggggcagaaagACAGAAACCTCCTCTCTCTGGCCCCTCGTGAGCCCCAAGGAGATTAATGAATAGAGGTTAgtgtgggctgttaaccacatggGCAGCCATTGGAACGAGcagctgtgggagaaaggtaggcCTTCTCCCCTAAAGAGGTGTTACAGTCTCCGACACCACAAGGGCCCTTCTACCCCGCCCTGCTGGGCTGCTATGAGCAGGAATCAGCTCACTGGCAGTGTGTGGCTCTTTGAGTTTAGTATATGGACTTGCATATGTTAAAAATATAATGTTGCATgatgagggaatctgggagatggCGTAGAGTAGAGAAATCTGCTATAAAGTccaattgggttttttttttttaaggaaactaGACTGGACAGTCTTTAGTGACaagcaagttcatttcaaatctatttaaaaaaaaaaaaaaaacaacctggtTGTCTAAACATACATAAATCTGGGATGAaatcatggttttttttttaagcaagggAATTGTCCTATAACACTTGTAATCGTGAAGATGGAATAATTAAATCATTATGTTTattggaagaaaaaaattcaaggcaGATAATTAGAAACCTTAAAGTTCATATGAGTGGTTTCctca includes these proteins:
- the INMT gene encoding indolethylamine N-methyltransferase isoform X2, which encodes MEGIFKGSEAYQKYFLPGDYLTTYYSLDRGPAPEAEVLKFNLEFLHKTFGPGLTGDTLIDIGSGPTIYQVLAACESFPDITLSDFSDRNRQELGKWLKQEPGAFDWSPVVKYACELEGDSGRWLEKEEKLRTAVKRVIKCDVNLDTPLVPVWLPPADCVLTLMAMECACCSLDAYRAALRNLASLLKPGGHLVTMATLGLSFYMVGKCEFSYLTLEKEELQQAVLDAGFDIQELLQAPKMYSKNLAPNTGICFIVARKRPEP
- the INMT gene encoding indolethylamine N-methyltransferase isoform X1, producing MEGIFKGSEAYQKYFLPGDYLTTYYSLDRGPAPEAEVLKFNLEFLHKTFGPGGLTGDTLIDIGSGPTIYQVLAACESFPDITLSDFSDRNRQELGKWLKQEPGAFDWSPVVKYACELEGDSGRWLEKEEKLRTAVKRVIKCDVNLDTPLVPVWLPPADCVLTLMAMECACCSLDAYRAALRNLASLLKPGGHLVTMATLGLSFYMVGKCEFSYLTLEKEELQQAVLDAGFDIQELLQAPKMYSKNLAPNTGICFIVARKRPEP